In Beijerinckia indica subsp. indica ATCC 9039, the genomic window CGTTTTGAAGGCGCCTGATGTTCCTTCGGTTTTGCTCGAACTCGGCTATTTGTCCAATGAGAATGATCACGCGGCCTTGGCTTCACCGGAATGGCGCGGAAAAGTTGTGACCAAGGTCGCCGAGGCGGTCGATCGATTTTTCGCCGCGCGCGGTCCGACTCAAGTTCAAGGGCAGTTTCCAGGACCAGGACAATTTCAAGGGGAAACGCAAGCTCGGGCGAGGGGGCACGATTCCGCATCCATTCTGCGCGGTACAGCCACGACCGATCTTGCCCATGATGCGCATTGAGACGATTCCACGAAGGAATCCAAACGGTTCATCGGGAGTGTTAGCGCATTGAAAGATGTCGGCAAGGAAAGACGTTGGTAAGTCGCCGCAAGGTTCGGCCAAGCCAAGAGTGACAAATTAAGACCATAAAATCATCGCACCCATGCATGATGAAATACTTGCCTATTCACAGACAGATTAAAGACTGGTTAGTTTGCCTGAATCATGGGGAACTGCGGTTGCGGTTTGGCTTGATGAGGATTATTTCAAGCTTGTCGCTGGTTGGCCGCGCGGCCTCTACGAGGCGCCGCTTCCCGATATAAGATCTCGAGTGGCCGGTCGGTATGGCCGGGATATGCGGGCAATAAACCCAAACGGATCACAAGTTTGGGGAAGTTTGTCGCGTTTTTCAACTATAGAGCATGGCATCCGATCTCAGTTTGACTGAATATGCTCTAGCGAGTTTGTTTCAGCACGTTTCCTGCTTCCACCGGCTCATGGACGCCGGAGCCATTTCATCCAAGGCGCGGTCTCCCTTCACGCGCGTGATATCGAGGCTTGATTGATGCGGCTTATCGCCCGTTTTTTCGGTTTCCTCTTCGCGACAGCCGCCATTCTCTTCGTTGTCGGCGCTTGCGCGGCAGGCTTTCTTGTCTGGAATTTCCAGCGCGACCTGCCCGATTATACGCAGCTCAAGAATTACGAGCCGCCGGTAATGACGCGCGTCCATGCCGCCGATGGGTCGATTCTCGCCGAATATGCGCATGAGCGTCGGCTTTATCTGCCGAGCACGGCGATCCCGCCACTGATCAAACAGGCTTTTATTTCGGCCGAGGACAAGAATTTCTATAATCACAGCGGTGTCGACCCGGAAGGCATCCTGCGCGCCTTTATGGTGCTGGTCGAGGGTGGCCATCATGTCCAGGGCGCTTCAACGATTACGCAACAGGTCGCCAAGAACTTTCTGCTGACCAATGAACGCTCCTTCGATCGCAAGATCCGTGAGGCCTTGCTCGCCTTCCGGATCGAGGGCGCCTATTCCAAGGAACGCATTCTCGAGCTTTATCTCAATGAGATCTATCTCGGCCTCGGCAATTACGGCGTCGCCGCCTCCGCGTTGAATTACTACGGTAAATCGGTGCATGAACTGAGCATTGCTCAGGCTGCCTATCTTGCCGCTCTGCCCAAGGCGCCGAATAATTATCATCCCTTCCTCAAGCGCGATCGCGCGATCGAACGCCGCAATTGGGTCATCGATCGCATGGTCGATAATGGCTATGTCTCGCGCGCCGATGGCGAGAAGGCGAAGACCGAGCCGCTCGGCGTCAATCCGCGTGTCCTTTCTCCCAATGCCTATGCGGCGGGCTTCTTCGCCGAGGCGGTCAGGCGTGAACTCGGCGATCGTTACGGGGAAAAGAAACTCTATGAAGGCGGGCTTTCGGTCCGCACGACGCTCGATCCAAAAATGCAGCTCATGGCGCGCCGTGCGCTGGTCGATGGTCTCGTGCGCTACGACGAGGCTCATGGATTCCGCGGCGCCATGCGCCATATTGACATCAGCCAGGATTGGGGCGTGGCGCTTGCCGAAATTCCGGTCTTGGGCGATGTCGCGCCCTGGCGGCTCGCTGTCATCCTCGATGCATCGGATAATTATGCGCGCATAGGCTTGCAGCCGAAGCGGGAAAAATCCGGAGAAATCGCGCGCGAGCGGGAATCCGGAACGTTGGCGCCGGTCGGATTGCGTTGGACGCGCGGCCTTGGCGGGCGTGCCTCGCTGATCCCGGGCGACGTGGTTTACGTCGAACCCCTCGACGGCAAGCCTGGGCAGTTCAGGTTGCGGCAAATCCCAGAGGTCGGCGGTGCCATTGTCGCGATGGACCCCTATACGGGCCGCGTCTTTGCCATGGTCGGTGGCTTTTCCTTCGATCAGTCGGAATTCAACCGCGCGGTTCAGGCCATGCGCCAGCCGGGCTCCTCGTTCAAACCCTTTGTCTATGCGACAGCGCTGGACAATGGCTATACGCCGTCGTCGATCGTGCTCGATGCGCCGATCGAAATCGATCAAGGGCCTGGTCTTGGTGTCTGGCGGCCGGAAAATTTCGAAGGCCATTCGAGCGGCCCGCATACTTTGCGTTATGGCGTCGAACATTCGATCAACCAGATGACCGTGCGTCTGGCGCGTGATGTCGGCATGCCGCTCATCGCCGAATATGCCAAGCGTTTCGGCATTTACGACGATCTGCCGCCGTTCCTGTCGATGTCGCTCGGCTCCGGCGAGACGACTTTGATGCGCATGACAACCGCCTATTCCATGCTGGCCAATGGCGGCAAAAGGATCAAATCGACCCTGATCGATCGCATTCAGGACCGCTACGGCCATACGCTCTATCGGCATGATGATCGTGTCTGCGAGGGCTGCGACGCCCAGAAATGGGCCAATCAGCCGGAACCGCGGTTGATCGACAAACGCGAGCAAGTGCTTGATCCTCTGACTGCTTATCAGATCACCTCGATCATGGAAGGCGTGATTCAGCGCGGGACCGGACAGGTCATCAAGGAAGTCGGCAAACATCTGGCCGGCAAGACCGGAACGACCAATGAAGCGAAGGACCTTTGGTTCATCGGTTTCTCGCCCGACCTCGCGGTTGGCGTCTTCATGGGCTACGATCAGCCGCGTTCGCTGGGCGATTCCGCGCAGGCCGCGCAATATACGGCGCCGATCTTTCGGGATTTCATGAAAATGGCCCTGAAGGACAAGCCTGATGTGCCGTTTCGCGTGCCGCCTGGCATCAAGCTGATCTCGGTCAATGCCAAGTCAGGCTTGCGTTCCACCGGGGCTGGTTCCATCCTTGAGGCCTTCAAACCGGGCACCGCGCCGCCCGATACTTATGCGGCGAGCGATTCCGCGCCGCGCGCGCAAACCGTCAATCCCGATGCTGACCGACTCGTCGGCACCGGTACTGGCGGTCTTTACTGAACCTGGCGATCGCTGAGAAGGATCGCTGAACTGACCAACTCAACATTCCGCTGTTAGAGCATCGGACTTTCACATTGAAGCCAATCTGATGCTCTATCTTTCTGAAAACGCATCAGATTGATCCCAAAAGTGGGAGCCACTTTTGGGTCTGATGCTCTAGAGGGTCGCGTGCCGCGATCCCGACAGATGGAATTTTTGCCAAGGCAGGTCAATGACAGCTTCTGAACAAACCTGGGTTGCGCCGCAATCCGTGATTTTCGATATGGATGGGCTCCTGATCGATAGTGAGAGCCTTGCGATGAAGGCGCTCAATAAGGCGGGCGAGGAGATGGGCTATGATACGCCGTTTTCCTTTTGCCAAGCGATGATCGGCGTGCCGATTGATCGCTGCCGCAGCCTTGTCGCCGAACGGTTTGGTGAGGATTTCCCGCTCGATCTCTATTTCGCAACTTCCGACAAGCATTTCACATCACTGGTCGAAGCCGGCCACTTGCAATTGAAGGCAGGTGTCGAAAATCTTCTCGGCGCACTTGAGGAGCAAGGCATCAGCAAGGCGGTCGCGACCTCCTCGAGCCGTCGCAAGGCTGATCATCATCTCGAACTCATTGGCATTCGCGAGCGGTTCAGCGCCATTATCACGCGCGATGATGTCCAGCGCGGTAAGCCTGATCCGGATCCCTTCCTTCGCGCGGCCGAGGCCCTGCAAACGCCACCCGAACGCTGCCTGGTCCTGGAAGATTCCCACAATGGTGTCAGGGCCGCCCATGCGGCAGGAATGCGGGTGATCATGGTGCCGGATCTTTTGGGTCCGACCGATGAAATGCTCGAAAAGGTCTTCATGGTCGCCGACGATCTGAATGTCGTCGCCGAACTCATCCGTTCGAGCGTGCCC contains:
- a CDS encoding penicillin-binding protein 1A yields the protein MRLIARFFGFLFATAAILFVVGACAAGFLVWNFQRDLPDYTQLKNYEPPVMTRVHAADGSILAEYAHERRLYLPSTAIPPLIKQAFISAEDKNFYNHSGVDPEGILRAFMVLVEGGHHVQGASTITQQVAKNFLLTNERSFDRKIREALLAFRIEGAYSKERILELYLNEIYLGLGNYGVAASALNYYGKSVHELSIAQAAYLAALPKAPNNYHPFLKRDRAIERRNWVIDRMVDNGYVSRADGEKAKTEPLGVNPRVLSPNAYAAGFFAEAVRRELGDRYGEKKLYEGGLSVRTTLDPKMQLMARRALVDGLVRYDEAHGFRGAMRHIDISQDWGVALAEIPVLGDVAPWRLAVILDASDNYARIGLQPKREKSGEIARERESGTLAPVGLRWTRGLGGRASLIPGDVVYVEPLDGKPGQFRLRQIPEVGGAIVAMDPYTGRVFAMVGGFSFDQSEFNRAVQAMRQPGSSFKPFVYATALDNGYTPSSIVLDAPIEIDQGPGLGVWRPENFEGHSSGPHTLRYGVEHSINQMTVRLARDVGMPLIAEYAKRFGIYDDLPPFLSMSLGSGETTLMRMTTAYSMLANGGKRIKSTLIDRIQDRYGHTLYRHDDRVCEGCDAQKWANQPEPRLIDKREQVLDPLTAYQITSIMEGVIQRGTGQVIKEVGKHLAGKTGTTNEAKDLWFIGFSPDLAVGVFMGYDQPRSLGDSAQAAQYTAPIFRDFMKMALKDKPDVPFRVPPGIKLISVNAKSGLRSTGAGSILEAFKPGTAPPDTYAASDSAPRAQTVNPDADRLVGTGTGGLY
- a CDS encoding HAD family hydrolase, whose translation is MTASEQTWVAPQSVIFDMDGLLIDSESLAMKALNKAGEEMGYDTPFSFCQAMIGVPIDRCRSLVAERFGEDFPLDLYFATSDKHFTSLVEAGHLQLKAGVENLLGALEEQGISKAVATSSSRRKADHHLELIGIRERFSAIITRDDVQRGKPDPDPFLRAAEALQTPPERCLVLEDSHNGVRAAHAAGMRVIMVPDLLGPTDEMLEKVFMVADDLNVVAELIRSSVPETAPATKQ